A genomic stretch from Microplitis mediator isolate UGA2020A chromosome 10, iyMicMedi2.1, whole genome shotgun sequence includes:
- the LOC130676305 gene encoding uncharacterized protein LOC130676305 gives MVYTSADFTEMIILYGECNRNASAAARVYRERFLNRDSYPDKNVILRALHRSRESGNLMPNNVELVGRPREVRNVRNEERVLAAIRADSSTSTRRVERQIHISRSTVNRITRTEKIHPYHRRKVQKLEDGDYRLRMDFCQFILDSNDADPNFLRGILWTDESLFTREGCFNQHNSHWYEDENPHMTVNRNFQNKWKINVWGRIIGDHVILYELPETMDSIQYLTFLRDELPQLLGEVNEQPMWFQHDGAPSHYAGTVRDFLNGVYPQCWLGRNGPRRWPPRSPDLTPLDFFLWGHCKEMVYFDEPQDQMETVARINAAQTTVTAETLEAVRKNLLKRCRLCLQVNGRHFEHLLD, from the exons ATGGTTTATACTTCTGCTGATTTTACCGAGATGATTATTCTCTATGGCGAGTGTAATCGCAATGCTTCGGCAGCTGCACGCGTTTATCGTGAGAGGTTTCTGAATCGTGACAGCTATCCGGATAAAAATGTTATCCTCCGCGCTCTTCATCGTAGTCGCGAATCCGGCAATTTGATGCCGAACAACGTCGAGCTAGTCGGTCGACCTCGTGAGGTTCGGAACGTTCGCAACGAAGAGCGCGTTCTCGCTGCTATCCGTGCGGATTCAAGTACGAGTACGAGACGGGTTGAACGTCAGATTCACATTTCCCGCTCGACAGTGAACCGTATTACTCGCACTGAGAAGATCCATCCTTATCACAGAAGAAAAGTGCAGAAGTTAGAAGATGGAGATTACCGCTTGCGAATGGACTTCTGTCAGTTCATTCTTGACTCCAACGACGCggatccaaattttttacgggGAATATTGTGGACTGATGAATCACTCTTTACTCGGGAGGGGTGTTTCAATCAACATAATAGTCATTGGTATGAAGACGAAAATCCGCACATGACGGTGAACCgtaatttccaaaataaatgGAAGATTAATGTCTGGGGTAGAATTATCGGTGACCACGTCATTCTTTACGAATTACCCGAAACAATGGAC AGCATCCAATACCTGACATTCCTGCGTGATGAACTTCCTCAACTACTCGGTGAAGTGAATGAGCAGCCGATGTGGTTTCAGCATGACGGAGCACCGAGTCACTATGCTGGTACAGTGAGAGACTTCCTCAACGGGGTTTACCCTCAATGTTGGTTGGGAAGAAACGGACCACGAAGGTGGCCCCCTAGATCACCTGACTTGACGCCactagacttttttttgtggggaCATTGCAAGGAAATGGTCTACTTTGATGAGCCCCAGGACCAAATGGAGACCGTGGCCCGCATTAATGCTGCTCAGACAACAGTCACTGCGGAAACGCTAGAGGCTGTCCGAAAAAATCTTCTCAAGCGATGCCGGCTCTGTCTTCAAGTAAACGGACGACATTTTGAGCATCTACTCGATTAA